AGACACCGGGCGTGCTGCACGAGGAGGTCGGTGCGGACCTCGTCGAGGTCCTCAAGCCGGGCACCGCGCTGTGCGTCGTCACCGACCTGGGCCGGGTCGTCCGCGCCCGCGTCGACGACGTCGACCCGCCTGACCACGCGCCGACCTTCCGCGGCGAGGCCACCGTCTGGACGCCGAGACCCGTGGACTGACCCCCTTGGCAGGGTGAGCCGGACCACGTAGCCTCCTCTCACCCGAAAAACATGAAACTGGTTCGCGTTCATCGAGGGGGCCGGACATGCGTGTTGCCCGGAGGCAGGTGCTGGCGGCGGCGGCCGCGGCGCCGGTGGTCGCGTCGACGCTCGGCGGCACCAGCGCCGCGGCCGAGGCCCGGCACGCCGGGACGTTCCTGGTCGGTCGGGGGATCGCCGACGTCACCGGACCGGCCGCCGAGAACGGCATGATGGGCTACTCGATGCCCCAGCAGCAGACCGCGGGCATCCACCTGCGCACCCTCGCGCGCGCCTTCGTCGTGGCCGACGGCGAGAAGCGCGTCGTCTTCGTCACCGCCGAGCTGGGCGCGCTGTTCCAGTCGGTGCACCAGGGTGTGCTGCGCAAGCTCCGGGAGGTCTGCGGCGACCTCTACACCGAGCAGAACGTGCTGCTCAACGTCACGCACACGCACGCCGCGTGCGGCGGCGACTCGCACTACGCCGCCTACGACCTGTCGATCCTCGGGTTCCAGGAGCAGACCTACAACGCCGTCGTCGACGGCATCACCGAGGCGATCACGCGGGCGCACGACGACCTCGCACCCGGCACCGTGCGCCTGGGGCGGGCGGTGCTGACCGACGCCAGCGTCAACCGCTCGCGCAGCGCGTTCGACCGCAACCCGGAAGCCGACAAGGCGCACTTCCCGCTGGCCATCGACCCGGCGGTGACCGTGCTGCGCTTCGAGCGGGACGGCCGGGACATCGGCGCGATCACCTGGTTCGCCACCCACGGGACCTCGATGACCAACACGAACCGGCTGATCAGCTCGGACAACAAGGGCTACGCCGCGTTCGCCTGGGAGCAGCTCGACCCGGACTTCGTCGCCTGCTTCGCGCAGACCAACTCCGGCGACATGTCGCCGAACCTCGACCTCTCCCCCGGCTCGGGCCCCACCGACGACGAGTTCGAGAACACCCGGATCATCGGCGAGCGCCAGTTCCGCGCCGCCCAGCGCGCCTTCGACGCCGCCGACGAGCAGGTCACCGGCGCGGTGGACCACCGGATGTGCTACGTGGACATGTCGAAGGTCACTGTGGACGGACGCTTCACGCCGGACGGCCGGCAGCACACCACCTGCACCGCGGCGATCGGCGTGTCGATGCTGGCCGGCAGCCGCGAGGACGGCCCGGGCCTGCCGCTCCCGGAAGGCGTCCGCAACCCGTTCCTGGACTGGCTCGGCGGCGCGGACGCACCGGTCCCCGCCTGGCTGGCCGACGCGCAGGCGCCCAAGGTGGTGGCGGTGCCCTTCGGGGCGATGGAGCCGCACCCGTGGTGCCCGGAGGTGCTGCCGCTGCAGCTGGTCCGCATCGGCCAGCTGTACCTGGCGGCCGGGCCCGCCGAGTTCACCATCGTGGCCGGGCTGCGGATCCGCCGCGCGGTCGCCGAGGAGCTGGGCGTGCCGCTGGAGAACGTGCTGGTGCAGGGCTACGCCAACGCCTACAGCCAGTACGTGACCACGCCGGAGGAGTACGACGCCCAGCAGTACGAGGGCGCCTCGACGCTGTTCGGCCGGTACACGCTGCCCGCCTACCAGCAGGAGTTCACCCGGCTGGCCGCCGCGATGCGGTCCGGCCGCGAGGTGCCGCCCGGGCCGACCCCGCGCGACCTGCGCGGCGAGCTGGTCAACTTCCAGCCGGGCGTCGTCTTCGACGCCGCGCCGCCGGGGCGCGACTTCGGCGACGTGCTCACCGAACCGGCCCGTCGCTACCGCCGCGGGGAGCAGGCCGCGGCGGTGTTCGTGACCGGGCACCCGAAGAACGACCTGCGCCGCGGCGGCACCTTCGCCGAGGTGCAGCGCGAGGTGGACGGCCGGTGGCAGCGGGTGGCCGACGACCGGCACTGGTCGACGAAGTACCACTGGGCCCGCAGCGGCCTGGCGACCTCCACCGCCACCATCACCTGGGACATCCCGCCGAACGCCCCCGCGGGCCGCTACCGCATCGTCCACCACGGTGACTGGAAGGACGGCCGGACCGGTGAGGTCAGCGCCTTCACCGGCACCAGCCGCACCTTCGTGGTCACCTGAGGTCTAGAGCCAGTGGGTGCCGGTGCGCTCGATCCGCCGGTGGATCTCCGCGGGCCAGTCGACCTGGCCCACCGTCGCGTAGTCGACGTGCAGGACGTTCGTCACGTCCCGGTCCCCGGTGAGCAAGCCTCGCCGGCGGTCGGCCTCCAGGACCACGTCCATGCCGTCCGGACCGGCGAAGAAGGACACCTCGAGCTCCCGGATCCGCGGGTACCGCGGTGATCCGCTGAACTCGATCTCCTGGTGGAACCCCAGCTGCTGCCGGGTGCCGCGGAAGCGGCCGTACTCGACGTCGGCGTGGTGCAGCCGGAACCCGAGCTGCTCCACCGCGTTCAGCAGCACGTGCTGCGCGGGCAGCGCGCCGATCCCGATCGGGTCGGTGTCGGTCGCGTCGAACGCGCCCTTGATCTCCAGCTGGGTGCGCAGCGCGACGAGCATGCCCGGCAGCGGGCGGTCCTCGTAGTGCGTGATGGGCGTCTCCAGCGGCGCCTGGACCTGGAACGGCAGCTCGACGACCTGCCCGGGCTGCAGCACCACACCGCGCTGGACAGTCACCCGCCCGAAGGCGCTCATCGTCTCCCGCGTCCGCCTCCGGCGGTCGTGGTGGTGGCCCCGGTAGCCGTCGCCGTCCGGGCCGTGGCCGGGGATCTCGTGCTTGACCCGCGCGACGAACTCGACGAAGACGTCGTCCAGGGGCTGCTGCACCTCCCCGCCGCGCAACCGCACGGTCCCGTGCACGGTCCCGCCGGGCTGCACCCCGGGCGTGTGCAGCACGGTGTCCACCTCTGCGCCACCGGCACCGACGGCGGCCAGCAACTTCTTGAACATGCCGCCCAGTCTTCCGCCCCGGTCCGCTCGGTGCGGCCGCATCGGCGGAATCCGCCCGATACGTCGCGATCGGTGCCGGGCGGCGACGGTCGGCCCCGCTGAACCGGCCGGTGAGGATGCCCATCCCCTGCGGCTCTCGACCACCGCCTCCGGCGTGGTGCCCGCAGCGCGGGCCGGGACGTGTGCGAACCGTCCAGAGTGGAGCGCGGACCGGGCCGGGAGAGATCGCGCTGCCGCGGAACCCGTGCGGGGCCAGCTCGATCGCCATCGACCCGGTGAGGTTCGCCAGCGCCGCCTTGGCCGCGCTGTGGTGGCGATGGCCGGGTCCGCAGCCTTGGCGTCGGTGGAACGGATGTCCACGATCGCGCCGTCGCCGCGGGAGACCGGCGACGGGACCGCCGCCCGGGACGCGCGCACCGAGACTCGCGGGCTGTCACCTCGAGAGCGGGGCTGACGTGCGGGAGCCCCAGGCCGTGTGGCCTGGGGCTCCCGCTGTGTGCTCCTCCGACTGGACTCGAACCAGTAACCCTTCGGTTAACAGCCGAATGCTCTGCCAATTGAGCTACGGAGGAATGTTCTCTTGTGCCGTCAGCTCTCTCGCTGACGGCACCTACTCTAGCGCATCCCCCGGGGGGCTCTCACAGGGGGTCCCCCCTTGTGATCGACGGAGCGTCTCCGCTGTTCAGACGCGGTGTGCGACGACGAAGAGGCGACGGAACGGGAACCAGGTCACACCGTCGGGGCGCTGTGGGTAGGCCTCGGCGAGGCGGGGTGCCAGCTCGGCGCGGAACTCCGCCCACTCCGCGTCGTCCAGCGCCGCGCGCACCGGGCGCAGCGCGGTGCCCGTCACCCACTCCAGGACCGGGTCCGGACCGCGCAGGGCGTGGACGTAGGTGGTCTCCCAGGCGTCGACCGCGACACCGAGGTCGGCGAGGACGTCGGCGTAGCCGACCGGGTCGAGCACCGGGTCGGTGCGCAGGACGATCCCGTGGTCGCGCCAGCGCGGTTCGGCGAGCAGCCGCCGGACCGCCACGTGCGACGGCGAGTCGAAGTTGCCGGGGACCTGGAAGGCGAACCAGGCGCCCGCCGGCAGCTCGGGCAGCCAGCGCCGCAGCAGGTCCACGTGCTCGGGCACCCACTGCAGCACCGCGTTGCACAGCACCACGTCGGTGTCCGGCAACGGTGTCCAGTCGCGGACGTCCTCCACGCGCGCGGGAACCCCGCGGGCCCGCGCCGCCTCGACCATCTCCGGGGACGAGTCGGTCGCCTCGACCTCGGCCTCTGGCCAGCGGTCGGTGAGCAGCGACGTGAGGTTGCCCGCACCGCAGCCGAGGTCGACCACCCGCCGCGCGCGCTCGGCGCCGACCCGGGCCAGCAGGTCGTGCGCCGGGCGGTCCCGGTAGTCGCTGAAGGCCAGGTACGCCTGCGGGTCCCACATGCCACGCCTCCTCACAGTACGCTCGTACTGTATTTCGGGCGGCGGGAGAAGTCGAGCTCTCAGCGTTCCTTCGCCTGGCGCAGCTGCTCGACGACGGTCGCGGCGAACTCCGCGACCGCCTGCTCGTCGGCGCCCCGGTCCGGCCGCACCTGGAGCACGATCCCGTCCCGGCCGGGCACCTTGCGCTGCACGAACCACGCTCCCCCACCGGGCAGGTCGCGGTGGTGCCGGGAGCGGATCGACCCGTTCACGCGCTCGTGCACGACGTCGGGCAGGCGCCGCGGCTCGGTCAGCGGCAGCCGGCGGCCCGGTCGGTCGCGCAGCAGCACCGCGCCGCCCGCCTCCCCGGACTCCTCCGCCTCGACCACCACGAGCACGCCGTCCCGCCAGGTGACCTTGCTCAGCAGGTGCCAACCGACGCGGCGCCCCTCGGGCAGCCACAGGCCGAGGTGCGTGGCGACCAGCGGTCCCTCCGAGGACCGCGCCACCGCCAGGACGTTCTCCTCCGCGGCGAGCTCACCGGCGAAGTCGGCGGGCAGCTCGGCCGTCCCGCTCAACCGGGCCACCAACTGTCGCAGCCAGCCGATCACATCGACCCCATGAGCTGCTCGAGCAGGGCCTTGCGGTAGCCCTCCAGCGCGATCATGTCGCCGAACAGCGCGTTGTACTCCTCGGCGTCCTCCAGCGGCGACATCCGCTGCACCTTCGACTTGATGTCCGCGATCTGCCTGCTCACCAGGCGCTCCTGCAACCGGACCACCAGGCCGGAGATGTAGCGCGGGCCCTCCTCGGTCCGCGACTCCAGCTGCTCCACCGCCAGCTCGGTGAGCAGCCCCCGGGTGACCTGGTTCTCGCAGTGCTGCGACACCGCGTCCACCAGTGCCGCCCCGCTCAGGCCCGAGGCCGAACCGCCCGCGGCCAGCAGCGCGCGGTGCAGCTCGGCGTAGACGGGTTCGGTGAAGGCCTCCTCGGGCAGCGCGTCGTACATCGGCCCGGCCAGCGCGGGTTCCTGCAGCGCCGCCTTGAGCAGCTCGCGCTCCACCCACCGCGGGTCGTGCCGCGGCGGGCGCTTGGGCAGGTCGACGTCCATGCCGAGCGGCTGCTGGGCCGTGTTCCGCTGCGGACGGCGCTTGGTGCGCGTCGGGGCGCCCGAGCTCTGCCGCACCCGGCGCACGACCTGGTTCTCGTCGTTCCAGCCCGCCCACCAGGCGAGCTTGGCCGCGTAGCCGTCCCGGCTCGCCGGGTCCTTGATCTGCGCGACCAGCGGCACGGTCCGCTTCAGCGCCGCGACCCGGCCGTCCACCGAGTCCAGGTCGTACTCGGTCAGCAGGCTGCGGATGGCGAACTCGAACAGCGGCCGGCGCCGGGCCACCAGGTCCCGCACCGCCGCGTCACCCTTGGCCTGGCGCAGCTCGCACGGGTCCATGCCGTCCGGGGTGATCGCCACGTAGGTCTGCCCGGCGAACTGCTGCTCGCCCTCGAAGGCCTTCAGCGCGGCCTTCTTGCCCGCCTCGTCGCCGTCGAAGGTGAAGATGACCTCGCCGCGGAACGCGTCGTCGTCCATCATCAGCCGGCGCAGCACCGAGATGTGGTCGTCGCCGAACGCCGTGCCGCAGGAGGCCACCGCCGTCGGCACCCCGGCCAGGTGCATCGCCATCACGTCGGTGTAGCCCTCGACCACCACCGCCTGGCGGCGCTTGGCGATCTCCCGCTTGGCCAGGTCGATGCCGAACAGCACCTGCGCCTTGTTGAAGATCGGCGTGGCGGAGGTGTTGACGTACTTGGCCTGGATCGGGTCGTCGTCGAACAGCCGGCGCGCGCCGAAGCCGACCACGTCGCCGCCGAGGTCCTTCAGCGGCCACAGCAGGCGCCGGTGGAACCGGTCGATCGGGCCGCGGCGACCCTCCTTGGTCAGCCCGCACTTGACCAGCTCGTCGACCTCGAAGCCCTTGCTCAGCAGCAGCTTCGTCAGCTTGTCCCAGCCCGAGGGCGCGAAGCCGCAGCCGAAGCGCTGGGCCGCCGCCTCGTCGAAACCGCGCTCCGCCAGGTACTCGCGGGCCTTCAGCGCCTCCGGCGAGCGCAGCTGCTCGGCGTAGAACTCGGCGGCGATGCGGTGCGCCTCGACCATCCGCGCCCGCGTGCCGCGGTCGCGCTTGGGTCCCGGGGTGCCGCCCTCGTACTGCAGCTGGATGCCGACCCGGTCGGCCAGCCGCTCGACCGCCTCGACGAAGCCGAGGTGCTCGATCTTCATCAGGAAGGCGATGACGTCGCCGCCCTCACCGCAGCCGAAGCAGTGGAAGGTGCCGTGGCTGGGGCGCACGTTGAACGACGGCGTCTTCTCGTCGTGGAACGGGCACAGGCCCTTCTGCGCGCCGCCCCCGGCGCTGCGCAGTGCGACGTAATCGCCGACGACCTCGTCGATCCGGTTGCGCTCGCGCACCTCGGCGATGTCGCTCTCCCGGATCCTGCCTGCCACGTCGCCCAGTCTAGGGGCAACGTGATCGTCGCCGACCGGGTGGCTCGCGGGCCGGACCCGCCGCGCTCGATCTCGCCCGGACGGGGTGCCGCGTGCGGCAGAATCAGCGGCGTGACCGCCACCAGCGCCGCCCTCGCCGCCGAGTTCGACCAGCACCGCAGCCGACTGATCGGCCTCGGCTACCGGCTCACCGGCCGGATCGCGGACGCCGAGGACGCCGTCCAGGACGCCTGGCTGCGGCTGGCCTCCACCGACCGCGAAGACATCCGCGACCTCGGGGCGTGGCTGACCACCGTGGTCAGCCGGTTGTGCCTGGACCGGATGCGCTCGGCGGCGGTGCAGCGCGAGCAGTACGTCGGCCCGTGGCTGCCGGAACCGCTGGTGACCTCGCTCGACGACGACCCCGGCGACATCGTCGCCGACCAGGACGACCTGCGGATGGCCGCGCTGCGCGTGCTGCACGAGCTGCCGCCCGACCAGCGGCTGGCGTTCGTGCTGCACGACGGCTTCGGCGTGCCGTTCGCCGAGATCGCCGACGTGCTCGGGTGCAGCGTCGCCGCGGCCCGGCAGCACGCCTCGCGGGCGCGGCGCGCGATGGCCGAGGCCGACCCGCCGCCGCAGGTGCCGCTGCCCGAGCAGCAGCGGATCGTGGAGGAGTTCCTCGCCGCGGTGGCGTCGAAGGACGTCGACGCGGTCGCCCGCGCGCTGCACCCGACGGCCGCGGTGATCGCCGACAGCGGCGGCAAGGCGCGCACCGCCCGGCGTCCGGTCGTCGGGGTCGACAAGGTGGCCCGGCTCCTGGTCGGTCTCGTGCGGAAGTACGACGAGCTGCTGGGCGGCATCCGCCTGGTGCGGGTCAACGGCGACCTGGGCGTCCTGCTCCCCGGCTCGCCCGAACTCGCGCCGCGCGTGTTCACCCTGGCCGTCCGCGACGGCCGGCTGGCGACCGTCTTCGAGGTGGCCAACCCGGACAAGCTCACCCGCGTGCCCTGGTGAGCCCCGCGGGTCAGCTCGGGTCGGTGATCCGGGCGAGGAAGTAGAGGGCCCCGGTGGCCTGGTGGCGGACCAGGAAGAGGAACGGGCGGTCCACCTGGACGCGGATCGGGTCCGGTTCGCGGACGATCGCCGTCAACCGCATCATCGCCGCGGTCGCCGCCGCGCCCTCCAGCCCCTTCTCGTCCACCTCCAGCACCGACTGGTGCAGCACCGCGTCGACCCGCAGCGGGCGGTCGGTCAACGGCGAGAAGTCCGCGGCCGGGGTGAACAGCTCGCGCACCCCGAGCGCACCCAGCGGACTGGTCAGCTCGGCGTCGCCGGTGGCGGTGAACTTCGGCAGGAACAGCTCCACGCGCTGCTGCTCCACCGCGCCCAGCAGCCGACCCAGGCGGGCCGCGTCGAGGTCAGGTTCCGCCTGGTCCAGGCCGTGGTCGGGCAGCAGCACCACGGCGTCGACCCCGCCGGCGGCGGGCAGGGTGACCACGGTCCAGCCGTCCACCGCGGCGTGGCCGAGGCGGCGGGTGACGTGCATCGTCGGCACGTCGCGCGACCCGGCGGGGGTGTGGAAGGGGCGGGCGGTGGTGGCCTTCTGGTCGAACGCCTCGCGCCAGGAGACCTTCAGGTACAGGGCGTTGACCAGCGCGGCGACCGTGTCCTCGCGCACCGCACCGGCGGGCAGCAGTTCCGGGATGAGCTCCCGGGTGGTCTCCGCGACGTCGGAGTTGATCAGCTGCCGGGCCTTCTCCGGGTCGGTGCGGAACGGCGCGTTGCGCAGCTCGCTGCCCGGCCAGTCGCGCAGCGCGCGCAGGTAGGACTCCTCGACGTGCAGCTCCTCGTGCGCCCACAGCGTGTTGGCCACCGCCAGCACCGGCGGTTCGGCCGACCCGCTCGCGGACAGCTCGGCCGCGCCACCGAGCACGTCGAGCAGCGCGGACGGCTCGTCGCGCAGCGCCGCGACCAGCTCGTCGCGGGTCCGGCCGCCGGTGGCGGCGGCAGCCAGGCCGAGGGCGCTGGCCACCGAGTACGGCGACCAGCAGAACTGCTGGTCCGGCTGGGGGGCGAGCTGCCGGTGCAGGGACAGGCTGAAGTCGAGGTGTTCGCTCACGGCCGCTGGGCTCCGTTCCGCGTCGGCTGGCTCCGGGATGGTCCCGAGTCTGCCAGCCGACCGGCCCCGGTGGCCGCCTCCAGCACGCGGATGGCGGTATCCGCCACCCGCGCGCCGCACGGGTCACCGTCGAGGGCGACCCGTGCGGCTGGTCCGCGTTCCGGTGAACCGGGCCGGTCGGGGGACGACGGCCCGAGTCAGCGGATCGACTCCTCGATGTCGGACAGGCCCATCAGGCGCAGCTCCTGGGCGATGTAGCTGGCCGCGCGCTGCGCCGCGGGGTCCTGCCAGTTCAGGTCGTTGACCCAGTCGGCCAGGTCGTCGGTGTTGACGTAGGGCTCGCCGCTGACCACGAGCTTCTGGATGTAGTGCCGGTTGCGCATCGGGGTCTCTCCTCGCGACCCGGCGGGTTCCGGGGGGCCGGGTCACTGCCGTGTTTCGGGGGACGGGTGTGCCCGGCGGTCAGGCCCGCCGGGCAACACACTGCGTAAGCATCGCGGAGAATCCCAGATCAACTCGCCCCTTTCGGATGAACGTCACACGATTTCGGCCACGTTCCGTACATGCTTTCGGTGCCACCGCACCGCCTGCGCATCGGTCAGGGACGCCACCTGGTCCAGCACCACGCGCAACCGCGCGGCGTCGTCCTCGGCCCGCGACCACGCAGCCGCCATCGCCGGGTCCAGCGACTCCGGGGCGCGCGCGGCCAGCGCCTCCACCAGCTCCGCCAGCACCGCGCGCTGCCGCTCCTGCATCCGCAACCGCTGCGGATCGCTCATCACGTACCGGAGCGCGACCGCCTTGAGCACCGCGACCTCGGCCACCACGGGTTCGGGGACCACCAGGTCGGCGCGGTACCGGGTGAGCGGCCCCGGCCCGAAGCGCTCCACCGTGCCGGTCACCGCGGCGGCCACGAACCGCCCCACCAGCTCGCTGGTGAGCCGCTTGAGCGCCACCTGGGCGGTGTAGGTGCCGTCGTGGTCCAGCACCGCCGCCACCACCGGCCACCGCACCAGCTCCGTCGCGGCGTGCTCCAGCAGCCCCTGCACATCGCCCGTCCCGCCGTCGAGGAAGTGCTCGGCGGCCATCCGCACGATCTCCGCGCGCTCGTCGCCGCTGGTCAGCGAGCGCAGCGAGATCCGGCCGGACAGCACCCCGTCCTCGACGTCGTGCACCGAGTACGCCACGTCGTCGGCCCAGTCCATGACCTGGGCCTCCAGGCAGCGGTGCTGCGGCGGCGCGCCCTGCCGGAACCAGTCGAAGACCGCCCGGTCGTCCGGGTACACCCCGAACTTGTCCACGCCCGGCCGCTTCGGCCACGGGTACTTCGTCGCGGCGTCCAGGCACGCCCGGGTGAGGTTCAGCCCGCGGCCGACGTCACCGGGGTCGGCCAGCTTCGGTTCCAGCCGGGTGAGGATCCGGAGGGTCTGCGCGTTGCCCTCGAAGCCACCGCAGGCCCCGGCCAGGTCGTTGAGCGCGCGCTCGCCGTTGTGCCCGAAGGGCGGGTGGCCGATGTCGTGCGCGAGCCCCGCCGTGTCGACGAGGTCCGGGTCGGCGCCCAGCGCCGTCGCGATACCCCGCCCGATCTGCGCGACCTCCAGCGAGTGCGTCAACCGGGTGCGCGGGACGTCGCCCTCCTCCGGGCCGACCACCTGCGTCTTGCCCGCCAGGCGGCGCAGCGCCGCGGAGTGCAGCACGCGCGCGCGGTCGCGGGCGAACGGCGAGCGGTCGTCCGAGCGCGCACCCTCGGGCACGGCGAGCTTCGGCGGCTCGGGCAGCAGCCGCTCCACGTCGCGCTCGTCGTAGCCGGGTGTGGTGTCCATCGCGCTTCAGACTACGGCGGGGAGCCTGCGCGACGAGGGAGCCCGCGAGCGTTTCGCGGCGGTGCCCACCGGGCGGGGTCAGCCCAGGCCGGCGCCCCTGAGCTCGGCCGGGGCGTGCGTCAGCCGGTAGTACAGCAGCGCGCCGGTCTCCCGGACGATGTACCGGAACTGGACCTCGCGGGTCTGCACGATCGGCCCGGAGCGGGCGGGCGAGGCCCACGCCCGCAGCCCGAAGTCGTTGGCCATCGTCCGGGCCCGCAGCGAGTGCCACGGGTCGCTCACGATGAGCGCGCTGTCCCAGCCCCGCTGCGCGGCGAGCTGGGCCACCGCGCGCATGCTGCCCAGGGTGTCCTCGCCCTCGCTGACCTCGACGACCCGGTCGGCGGGCACGCCCTTCGCGCTCAGCCACTTCCCGCCCGCCTGGGCTTCGGTGTAGGCGTCGCCGGTCTGCCGCCCGCCGACGGTCACCACGTGGTCGGCCAGCCCGGCGCGGTACAGCTTCAGCGCCTGGTTGAGGCGCGCCTCCAGCACGTCGGAGGGCTTGCCGTGGTACTGCGCGGCGCCGAGCACCACGACGATGTCGACCGGTCGCCGGTCGTCGACGCGCGCCACCTGCCACACCCGGAAGGCGGTGCCGCCGATGACCAGCAGGACCAGCAGCAACGCGCCGACCACCACCCTGGTCAACGTCCGCCCAGGGCGGCGTCGGTGCGCGGCTCGGTGGTGACTCAAACTGGGTGAACCTCGCAGACCACGGGTCCGGGCCCGCCCCGAGGGCGAGCCCGGACTCCGCGCGTTCGTCGTCTCCCGTGCAGGGGGATCAGCAGCCGACCAGGCGGACCGCCAGGTACTCCTCCAGCTTGTCGATCGCGACCCGCTCCTGCGCCATGGTGTCGCGCTCGCGGACCGTGACCGCGTGGTCGGAGAGGGTGTCGAAGTCGACCGTCACGCAGAACGGCGTGCCGATCTCGTCCTGGCGGCGGTAGCGGCGGCCGATGGCACCGGCGTCGTCGAAGTCGACGTTCCAGTTGCGGCGCAGCTGGGCGGCGATGTCGCGGGCCTTCGGCGACAGCTCGGCGTTGCGGGACAGCGGCAGCACCGCGACCTTCACCGGCGCCAGCCGGCGGTCCAGCTTCAGCACCACGCGCTTGTCGACGCCGCCCTTGGCGTTGGGCGCCTCGTCCTCGTGGTAGGCGTCGATCAGGAACGCCATCATCGGACGGCCCACGCCGGCCGCCGGTTCGATCACGTACGGCCGGTAGCGGGAGTTGCTGGCCTGGTCGAAGTAGGACAGGTCCACCCCGGAGTGGTTGGAGTGGGTGGTCAGGTCGAAGTCGGTGCGGTTGGCGATGCCCTCGAGCTCACCCCACTCCTGACCGCCGAAGCGGAACCGGTACTCGATGTCGACCGTGCGCTTGGAGTAGTGCGACAGCTTCTCCTTCGGGTGCTCGTACTCCCGCAGGTTGTCGCGGTCGATGCCCAGGTCGGTGTACCAGGCCATGCGCTGGTCGACCCAGTACTGGTGCCACTGCTCGTCCTCGCCCGGCTCGACGAAGAACTCCATCTCCATCTGCTCGAACTCGCGGGTCCGGAAGATGAAGTTGCCGGGCGTGATCTCGTTGCGGAACGACTTGCCGATCTGGCCGATGCCGAACGGCGGCTTCTTGCGCGCCGTCGTCATCACGTTCGCGAAGTTGATGAAGATGCCCTGCGCGGTCTCGGGGCGCAGGTAGGTCATCCCCTCCTCGCTCTCGACCGGACCGAGGAAGGTCTTGAGCATCATGTTGAACTCGCGCGGCTCGGTGTACTGGCCACGCGTACCGCAGTTCGGGCACGGGACGTCGGACAGGTCGTCCTCCGCGACCTCCTTGCCGGTGCGCTCGGAGTGCTCCTCGGCGAGCTGGTCGGCGCGGAAGCGGTGGTGGCAGGAGGTGCACTCCACCAGCGGGTCGTGGAACGCGGTGACGTGCCCGGAGGCCTCCCAGACCTGGCGCGGCAGGATCACCGAGGAGTCCAGGCCCACGACGTCGTCGCGACCCTGCACCATCGACTTCCACCACTGGCGCTTGATGTTGTCCTTCAGCTCGACGCCGAGCGGACCGTAG
This region of Saccharopolyspora hordei genomic DNA includes:
- a CDS encoding RNA polymerase sigma factor SigJ, which produces MTATSAALAAEFDQHRSRLIGLGYRLTGRIADAEDAVQDAWLRLASTDREDIRDLGAWLTTVVSRLCLDRMRSAAVQREQYVGPWLPEPLVTSLDDDPGDIVADQDDLRMAALRVLHELPPDQRLAFVLHDGFGVPFAEIADVLGCSVAAARQHASRARRAMAEADPPPQVPLPEQQRIVEEFLAAVASKDVDAVARALHPTAAVIADSGGKARTARRPVVGVDKVARLLVGLVRKYDELLGGIRLVRVNGDLGVLLPGSPELAPRVFTLAVRDGRLATVFEVANPDKLTRVPW
- the dnaG gene encoding DNA primase, producing the protein MAGRIRESDIAEVRERNRIDEVVGDYVALRSAGGGAQKGLCPFHDEKTPSFNVRPSHGTFHCFGCGEGGDVIAFLMKIEHLGFVEAVERLADRVGIQLQYEGGTPGPKRDRGTRARMVEAHRIAAEFYAEQLRSPEALKAREYLAERGFDEAAAQRFGCGFAPSGWDKLTKLLLSKGFEVDELVKCGLTKEGRRGPIDRFHRRLLWPLKDLGGDVVGFGARRLFDDDPIQAKYVNTSATPIFNKAQVLFGIDLAKREIAKRRQAVVVEGYTDVMAMHLAGVPTAVASCGTAFGDDHISVLRRLMMDDDAFRGEVIFTFDGDEAGKKAALKAFEGEQQFAGQTYVAITPDGMDPCELRQAKGDAAVRDLVARRRPLFEFAIRSLLTEYDLDSVDGRVAALKRTVPLVAQIKDPASRDGYAAKLAWWAGWNDENQVVRRVRQSSGAPTRTKRRPQRNTAQQPLGMDVDLPKRPPRHDPRWVERELLKAALQEPALAGPMYDALPEEAFTEPVYAELHRALLAAGGSASGLSGAALVDAVSQHCENQVTRGLLTELAVEQLESRTEEGPRYISGLVVRLQERLVSRQIADIKSKVQRMSPLEDAEEYNALFGDMIALEGYRKALLEQLMGSM
- a CDS encoding trans-aconitate 2-methyltransferase, whose translation is MWDPQAYLAFSDYRDRPAHDLLARVGAERARRVVDLGCGAGNLTSLLTDRWPEAEVEATDSSPEMVEAARARGVPARVEDVRDWTPLPDTDVVLCNAVLQWVPEHVDLLRRWLPELPAGAWFAFQVPGNFDSPSHVAVRRLLAEPRWRDHGIVLRTDPVLDPVGYADVLADLGVAVDAWETTYVHALRGPDPVLEWVTGTALRPVRAALDDAEWAEFRAELAPRLAEAYPQRPDGVTWFPFRRLFVVAHRV
- a CDS encoding serpin family protein is translated as MSEHLDFSLSLHRQLAPQPDQQFCWSPYSVASALGLAAAATGGRTRDELVAALRDEPSALLDVLGGAAELSASGSAEPPVLAVANTLWAHEELHVEESYLRALRDWPGSELRNAPFRTDPEKARQLINSDVAETTRELIPELLPAGAVREDTVAALVNALYLKVSWREAFDQKATTARPFHTPAGSRDVPTMHVTRRLGHAAVDGWTVVTLPAAGGVDAVVLLPDHGLDQAEPDLDAARLGRLLGAVEQQRVELFLPKFTATGDAELTSPLGALGVRELFTPAADFSPLTDRPLRVDAVLHQSVLEVDEKGLEGAAATAAMMRLTAIVREPDPIRVQVDRPFLFLVRHQATGALYFLARITDPS
- a CDS encoding sporulation protein codes for the protein MFKKLLAAVGAGGAEVDTVLHTPGVQPGGTVHGTVRLRGGEVQQPLDDVFVEFVARVKHEIPGHGPDGDGYRGHHHDRRRRTRETMSAFGRVTVQRGVVLQPGQVVELPFQVQAPLETPITHYEDRPLPGMLVALRTQLEIKGAFDATDTDPIGIGALPAQHVLLNAVEQLGFRLHHADVEYGRFRGTRQQLGFHQEIEFSGSPRYPRIRELEVSFFAGPDGMDVVLEADRRRGLLTGDRDVTNVLHVDYATVGQVDWPAEIHRRIERTGTHWL
- a CDS encoding neutral/alkaline ceramidase gives rise to the protein MRVARRQVLAAAAAAPVVASTLGGTSAAAEARHAGTFLVGRGIADVTGPAAENGMMGYSMPQQQTAGIHLRTLARAFVVADGEKRVVFVTAELGALFQSVHQGVLRKLREVCGDLYTEQNVLLNVTHTHAACGGDSHYAAYDLSILGFQEQTYNAVVDGITEAITRAHDDLAPGTVRLGRAVLTDASVNRSRSAFDRNPEADKAHFPLAIDPAVTVLRFERDGRDIGAITWFATHGTSMTNTNRLISSDNKGYAAFAWEQLDPDFVACFAQTNSGDMSPNLDLSPGSGPTDDEFENTRIIGERQFRAAQRAFDAADEQVTGAVDHRMCYVDMSKVTVDGRFTPDGRQHTTCTAAIGVSMLAGSREDGPGLPLPEGVRNPFLDWLGGADAPVPAWLADAQAPKVVAVPFGAMEPHPWCPEVLPLQLVRIGQLYLAAGPAEFTIVAGLRIRRAVAEELGVPLENVLVQGYANAYSQYVTTPEEYDAQQYEGASTLFGRYTLPAYQQEFTRLAAAMRSGREVPPGPTPRDLRGELVNFQPGVVFDAAPPGRDFGDVLTEPARRYRRGEQAAAVFVTGHPKNDLRRGGTFAEVQREVDGRWQRVADDRHWSTKYHWARSGLATSTATITWDIPPNAPAGRYRIVHHGDWKDGRTGEVSAFTGTSRTFVVT